ATGACCAGCTTCATGCAGCAAAATCCACTCAGTCATTTCTTTATAAAATTTATTGCCCTTTTCTAATTCTTCAATCCATTTATGAGCAAAATAAATAGTATCATTATCAGCACAAGGTCCACTCCAAATAATAATTGGAATATTTTTTAAAGCTTCTGGATACTTAACGCGTAAAGCATCAAAATATTTAACAGTTTTTGGATAATAAGTTTCACTCAACTCCCAATATCCACCAAGTCCAACGCCATTTAAAACGTTGTTACAGCAACCATTTGCTTTTTCTGATGAAAAAGTGAATAAAGCTACACATAAAAATAATAATTTTTTCATGAATCTTTCCTAATTAATTACACAAAAAGAGAGGAGCTAGCACCATGCCAGCTTCTCTCTTTTTTTATTTTTAAACTCTATGTAACTATGCTTCTTACATCATCCCAGACATACCGCCCATACCCATAGGAGGCATTGGATGATCTTTTTTCTCTTCTTCAATGTCGCAAATCATTGCTTCAGTTGTCAGTAGCAGTCCAGCAATCGATGCTGCATTTTGCAATGCACAACGAGTTACTTTCACAGGATCGATGATCCCTGCCGCAATCATATCTACATATGTGCCTTCTTTTGCATCAAAGCCCATTTTCACATTAGCAGCGTCAATAGTGTCGTTTCCAGTTTTAGCGGTATAGCCAGCAATAGCGTTAACCACTACAGAACCTTCATGACCAGCGTTTGAAGCGATAATGCGAAGCGGTTCTTCGATAGCGCGACGAACAATTTGAGCACCAAGTTTTTCGTCACCAGAAAGTTGTAGATCATTTAAAGCTGTTTGAGCATGAAGTAATGCACAACCACCACCGACTACAATACCTTCTTCAACGGCTGCGCTTGTTGCACTTAAAGCATCATCGATACGATCTTTGATCTCTTTCATTTCAACTTCAGTAGCAGCACCAACTTTGATCACTGCAATTCCGCCAGCAAGCTTTGCTAAACGTTCTTGCAACTTTTCAGAGTCGTACTCTGACGTGCAATTTTCAATTTGCATTCTGATTTGAGCAACACGACCTTTGATAGCACCTTCAGATCCAAGACCTTCAATAATGGTGCATTCATCTTTGGTCAATATTACTTTTTTAGCACGACCTAAATCTTGTTCCATTGTTGTATCAAGGTTCATACCTTTGTCTTCAGAAATCACAACACCGCCAGTAACAATTGCGATATCTTCAAGCATTTCTTTACGACGATCACCAAAACCAGGAGCTTTAACCGCAGCTACTTTTAAAGTACCGCGAATTTTGTTTACAACGAGTGTTGCAAGCGCTTCGCCTTCAAGGTCTTCAGCAATGATTAAAAGTGATCTGCCATTTTTTGCTACATTTTCAAGAATTGAAATAAGCGACTTCATATTGGATATTTTTTTATCACACAACAAAATCAATGGATCGTTTAAGACTGCTTCCATTTTTTCAGAATCAGTCACGAAGTAAGGAGACAAGTATCCACGATCAAATCGTAGACCTTCTACAACGATTAATTCGTTTTCAGTGCCTTTCGCTTCTTCAACCGTAATCACACCATCTTGGCCAACTTTTTCCATTGCATCAGCAATTATTTGACCAATAGCTACGTCGTAGTTTGCAGAAATTGTAGCAACTTGCTCAATTTCTTTTTTGTTGGTGACTTGCTTTGCCATTGCTTTGAGTGATTTGACCACCGCCTCAACAGCTTTGTCGATTCCACGCTTTAATTCCATAGGGTTTGCGCCCGCAGTAACGAATTTGTTACCTTCTTGAAAAATAGCTTGAGCCAAAACAGTTGCAGTTGTTGTTCCATCACCAGCTACGTCAGCTGTGCGACTTGCCACTTCTTTAACCATCTGAGCGCCCATATTTTCGAGCTTATCTTTTAATTCGATCTCTTTTGCTACAGTTACACCATCTTTAGTTATAGCTGGTGGTCCAAATGATTTTTCGATCGTTACGTTACGGCCTTTGGGCCCGAGAGTTACTTTAACCGCATTGGCTAGGATATTAACCCCATCCAATATTTTTGATCGAGCCTGAGACCCGAATACGATTCTTTTTGCCATGCTTTACAACCCTTCACGGTTACTAATTTAATTCTTCAATTACTCGATAATACCTAGAATGTCATCTTCTTTAAGAACTAAGAACTTTTCCCCAGCCTTTGTTCCTGCATATTTACCAAAAAAGATAGTATCACCAACCTTGACTTGCATAGGTATAAGATCACCTTTGTCATTTTTAAGACCACACCCTACTGCCATAACTTTACCAGTTTGAGTTTCTTCTTTAGCTGCATCGGGTATATAAAGTCCGCCAGCG
This genomic stretch from Candidatus Babeliales bacterium harbors:
- the groL gene encoding chaperonin GroEL (60 kDa chaperone family; promotes refolding of misfolded polypeptides especially under stressful conditions; forms two stacked rings of heptamers to form a barrel-shaped 14mer; ends can be capped by GroES; misfolded proteins enter the barrel where they are refolded when GroES binds); the encoded protein is MAKRIVFGSQARSKILDGVNILANAVKVTLGPKGRNVTIEKSFGPPAITKDGVTVAKEIELKDKLENMGAQMVKEVASRTADVAGDGTTTATVLAQAIFQEGNKFVTAGANPMELKRGIDKAVEAVVKSLKAMAKQVTNKKEIEQVATISANYDVAIGQIIADAMEKVGQDGVITVEEAKGTENELIVVEGLRFDRGYLSPYFVTDSEKMEAVLNDPLILLCDKKISNMKSLISILENVAKNGRSLLIIAEDLEGEALATLVVNKIRGTLKVAAVKAPGFGDRRKEMLEDIAIVTGGVVISEDKGMNLDTTMEQDLGRAKKVILTKDECTIIEGLGSEGAIKGRVAQIRMQIENCTSEYDSEKLQERLAKLAGGIAVIKVGAATEVEMKEIKDRIDDALSATSAAVEEGIVVGGGCALLHAQTALNDLQLSGDEKLGAQIVRRAIEEPLRIIASNAGHEGSVVVNAIAGYTAKTGNDTIDAANVKMGFDAKEGTYVDMIAAGIIDPVKVTRCALQNAASIAGLLLTTEAMICDIEEEKKDHPMPPMGMGGMSGMM
- a CDS encoding co-chaperone GroES; protein product: MFEKFRPLGNNVWIKRIEEETKTAGGLYIPDAAKEETQTGKVMAVGCGLKNDKGDLIPMQVKVGDTIFFGKYAGTKAGEKFLVLKEDDILGIIE